From one Dehalococcoidia bacterium genomic stretch:
- a CDS encoding Gfo/Idh/MocA family oxidoreductase: MTSQQPIRLGLIGANIHQGWSPRAHLPALEAHSQFELAAVCTTRRESADEAKAAFNAGSAWDDYNKMLADADIDAATISLRVPSHYEPTMASLRAGKHTFTEWPLGRTTAEAIEMAEFARQQGVRTAVGVQARANPAIIHLRNLVADGFVGRVMTCHVRLMREGVLSRVSGRTWQRDVELGANTLTIACGHTIDAMCSVVGEFADVAAVVSTQATTWHETDTGKDLPVTSPDNILVSGNLQSGAVASVQVGNTAWAGSGYLMEVYGEEGTLVADSPDSPQLQDVRIRGARGGSNDLEDLTPPTELYPAPEIPDGSPYNVGQLYSQFAASIHGTASAVPAVPDFDHAVGLHRLIDAIQQSSDEGRRVTVA, encoded by the coding sequence ATGACTTCGCAACAGCCGATTCGACTTGGACTTATCGGAGCAAACATTCACCAGGGGTGGTCGCCGAGGGCGCACCTGCCCGCGCTGGAGGCCCACTCCCAGTTTGAACTGGCAGCCGTCTGCACCACTCGACGGGAGTCGGCGGACGAGGCGAAGGCGGCGTTCAACGCGGGGAGCGCGTGGGACGACTACAACAAGATGCTGGCCGACGCCGACATCGATGCCGCCACGATCTCGCTGCGGGTGCCATCGCACTACGAGCCGACCATGGCGTCGCTGCGTGCAGGCAAGCACACCTTCACCGAGTGGCCGCTGGGTCGCACCACCGCAGAGGCCATCGAGATGGCCGAGTTCGCCCGTCAGCAGGGCGTCAGGACAGCGGTCGGTGTGCAGGCGAGGGCAAATCCCGCCATCATCCACCTGCGCAACCTCGTCGCCGACGGGTTCGTGGGACGGGTGATGACCTGTCACGTGCGGCTGATGCGCGAGGGCGTGCTGTCGCGGGTCTCGGGACGGACGTGGCAGCGTGACGTCGAGCTTGGTGCGAATACGCTGACCATCGCCTGCGGACACACCATCGACGCGATGTGCAGCGTGGTCGGCGAGTTCGCAGACGTGGCCGCCGTCGTCAGCACACAGGCCACCACCTGGCACGAGACCGACACCGGTAAGGACCTGCCGGTGACGTCGCCGGACAACATCCTGGTCAGCGGCAACCTACAGAGCGGCGCCGTGGCGTCGGTGCAGGTCGGCAACACCGCGTGGGCCGGCAGCGGCTACCTGATGGAGGTCTACGGCGAGGAGGGGACGCTGGTGGCGGACTCGCCGGACTCGCCTCAACTGCAAGACGTGAGAATCAGGGGAGCCCGCGGAGGCAGCAACGACCTGGAGGACCTGACACCTCCCACGGAGCTGTATCCCGCGCCTGAGATACCCGACGGATCGCCGTACAACGTCGGCCAGCTCTACAGCCAGTTCGCAGCGTCGATCCACGGCACGGCCAGCGCAGTCCCCGCCGTCCCCGACTTCGATCACGCCGTTGGCCTGCATCGACTTATCGACGCCATCCAGCAGTCGAGCGACGAAGGACGGCGTGTAACAGTGGCGTGA
- a CDS encoding acyl-CoA dehydrogenase family protein, whose product MSDTRDNATDGADGILGEDLIGSAHSLLPEIRGMVDEIDDARQLPDRLVTRLADAGFFRMLLGRELGGLEADPLTAAQVVETLSTVSPSVGWVVMIVASTNFWTARVLPDEAVTEIFTPGVPINVVGNLVPHGQALRVDGGWRVSGQWPMGSGCHQADWMASGGWLHDEQGPIMDGDVPGWRVFYTPIGDCHILDTWHSTGLRGTGSHDYTMDDVFVPDRMVSQHPLRAPNLRPNRHYTYSAMVVGAMASVALGGARGAVDSLIEILGGKQELPSSRPASTNFDKQGDLGAAEALVGSARAYLHDTLAQVWAKITTGEPLSSELRARFRLACTNAGTASVDAVDRVYRAGGTESIYVSSPVERLFRDVHTVAAHVAMRPATLADGGALLLGERPNMPGF is encoded by the coding sequence ATGAGCGACACTCGCGATAACGCAACTGACGGGGCGGATGGCATCCTGGGCGAGGACCTTATCGGCTCGGCTCACTCCCTGCTCCCCGAAATCCGGGGCATGGTCGATGAGATCGACGATGCGCGCCAACTGCCAGACCGCCTGGTGACCAGGCTGGCCGATGCGGGGTTCTTCCGCATGTTGCTGGGCCGGGAGCTGGGCGGCCTGGAGGCCGATCCGCTCACCGCGGCGCAGGTGGTGGAGACGCTGTCCACGGTCAGCCCCTCCGTGGGTTGGGTGGTGATGATCGTCGCCTCCACGAACTTCTGGACTGCCAGGGTACTGCCGGATGAGGCAGTCACGGAAATCTTCACACCTGGCGTGCCAATAAACGTGGTCGGCAACCTGGTGCCCCATGGGCAGGCGCTGAGGGTCGACGGCGGCTGGCGAGTATCAGGTCAGTGGCCCATGGGCAGCGGCTGCCACCAGGCTGACTGGATGGCCAGTGGCGGCTGGCTCCACGACGAGCAGGGGCCGATCATGGACGGCGACGTCCCCGGCTGGCGGGTGTTCTACACGCCGATTGGTGACTGCCACATCCTCGATACCTGGCACTCGACGGGCCTGCGGGGTACCGGCAGCCACGATTACACGATGGACGACGTCTTCGTTCCCGACCGGATGGTGTCCCAGCACCCGCTGCGAGCGCCGAACCTTCGTCCGAACCGTCACTACACCTACAGCGCAATGGTGGTCGGCGCGATGGCGTCTGTTGCGTTGGGCGGAGCGCGAGGTGCGGTCGACAGCCTGATCGAAATCCTTGGGGGGAAGCAGGAACTGCCAAGCAGTCGTCCAGCGTCAACCAACTTCGACAAGCAGGGCGACCTGGGGGCCGCAGAAGCCCTCGTGGGCAGCGCGCGGGCCTACCTGCATGACACTCTGGCCCAGGTGTGGGCGAAGATCACCACCGGCGAACCGCTGAGTTCGGAGCTGCGAGCCCGCTTTCGCCTGGCCTGTACCAATGCAGGCACCGCCTCAGTCGACGCGGTGGACCGGGTGTACCGCGCCGGGGGCACTGAGTCCATATACGTCTCGTCGCCTGTGGAGCGGCTGTTCCGCGACGTGCACACCGTCGCCGCACACGTCGCCATGCGGCCTGCGACCCTGGCCGACGGCGGAGCGCTGCTGCTGGGTGAGAGGCCGAATATGCCGGGGTTCTAG
- a CDS encoding MFS transporter: MKDSQPGFYYGWVIVAVMAVSRAVTMGMGSLNFGLFIKPMGDQLGIGRADFGWAQTARQASSSVTSPVVGWLLDRYGARIMLSVAVTLTGVSMIGLAYISHAWQLIALFAIMGLVGLSGPGALVTSVPVLKWFVVDRGKAVAFMSLGVPFGALIFIPLTQFVINVAGWEMSWIVLAVIGIGVVVPLTGIFVRRQPEDIGLLPDGAVARDSEEGDSGAPGAASDEVSWTVSEAIRSTTLWRLVIVFSAVSLATSTVGLHRIPSFMDKGLDPTLISFATAFDAVCAGVSTFSFGMLVRYIPARYLGATGFMLLATASVLTIYANNILIVFVSMAVFGLGIGGMMFLQNFIWADYFGRDSVGSIRGLVNPINLVVGGLGAPIAGYIHDFTGTYDPAWWVGVALMVFAAILTIVTPAPTKPVASEGERVSPVP; the protein is encoded by the coding sequence ATGAAAGATAGCCAGCCGGGTTTCTACTACGGCTGGGTGATTGTGGCCGTGATGGCCGTGTCCAGGGCTGTGACGATGGGCATGGGGTCACTCAACTTCGGCCTGTTCATCAAGCCCATGGGAGACCAGTTGGGAATTGGGCGCGCCGACTTCGGCTGGGCACAGACTGCCCGTCAGGCATCGAGCTCCGTCACCAGCCCAGTCGTCGGCTGGCTGCTCGACAGGTACGGCGCCCGCATCATGCTGTCCGTTGCGGTGACCCTGACCGGCGTATCCATGATCGGGCTCGCATACATAAGTCATGCCTGGCAGCTCATCGCCCTGTTCGCCATCATGGGACTCGTCGGACTGAGCGGCCCGGGGGCGCTGGTCACGTCCGTGCCGGTGCTGAAGTGGTTTGTGGTCGACCGGGGCAAGGCCGTCGCCTTCATGTCTCTGGGAGTCCCCTTCGGGGCGCTGATCTTCATCCCACTCACCCAGTTCGTCATAAACGTCGCCGGTTGGGAGATGTCCTGGATAGTCCTGGCCGTTATCGGGATAGGTGTGGTCGTTCCGCTCACTGGCATATTCGTCCGGAGGCAGCCCGAGGATATTGGACTCCTGCCCGACGGAGCTGTAGCACGGGACTCGGAGGAAGGAGACTCCGGCGCGCCAGGTGCGGCTTCCGATGAGGTCTCCTGGACCGTGTCCGAGGCGATACGAAGCACAACGCTGTGGAGGCTGGTCATCGTGTTCAGCGCGGTGTCACTCGCCACCAGCACCGTCGGCCTTCACAGAATCCCCTCCTTCATGGACAAGGGGCTCGACCCCACGCTGATCTCCTTCGCCACCGCGTTCGACGCCGTGTGCGCGGGCGTGTCGACCTTCTCCTTCGGGATGCTGGTCAGGTACATTCCCGCGCGATATCTCGGAGCGACCGGCTTCATGTTGCTCGCCACGGCGAGCGTGCTGACCATCTATGCCAACAACATCCTGATCGTGTTCGTATCGATGGCGGTATTCGGACTGGGAATCGGCGGCATGATGTTCCTGCAGAACTTCATCTGGGCCGACTACTTCGGTCGCGACAGCGTTGGAAGCATCCGCGGACTCGTGAACCCGATCAACCTCGTGGTCGGCGGACTTGGAGCGCCCATAGCCGGCTACATCCACGACTTCACAGGCACGTACGATCCCGCGTGGTGGGTGGGTGTCGCCCTAATGGTCTTCGCCGCCATTCTGACCATCGTCACACCAGCGCCAACAAAGCCAGTCGCCAGCGAGGGGGAACGAGTCTCGCCGGTGCCTTGA
- a CDS encoding carboxymuconolactone decarboxylase family protein, with protein sequence MSELDDRYERGQETRRMFGGGQISGGSAPAAWELAPDLERILGEALFGDIWRRPALTPVQREMITLSCLIVMNREVQLKRHLGNALNVGLTPEQLVELIIHDTWYGAAPAGIQALTICKEVFEERGIDFTPSRVHDTDEDPDSLFQRGEELRQRYMGTTSPTRANQPTQAERELGQITGEYYWGATWTRPGLDLASRCICTMACLAALGREGPLRSHIRAALNIGFTQDQIIEVFGHMTLYAGIPFARGAMDLANEIFTSG encoded by the coding sequence ATGAGTGAACTGGACGACCGCTACGAACGAGGACAGGAGACACGGCGGATGTTCGGCGGCGGACAGATCTCCGGCGGGTCGGCGCCGGCAGCGTGGGAGCTTGCGCCGGACCTGGAGAGAATTCTCGGCGAGGCGCTGTTCGGCGACATCTGGAGGCGGCCCGCGTTGACGCCGGTACAGCGGGAGATGATCACGCTGTCGTGCCTCATCGTCATGAACCGCGAGGTGCAGCTCAAGCGGCACCTGGGCAACGCCCTGAACGTCGGACTGACCCCCGAGCAGCTCGTGGAGCTGATCATTCACGACACCTGGTACGGCGCAGCGCCGGCGGGCATCCAGGCGCTGACGATCTGCAAGGAGGTCTTCGAGGAGCGGGGGATAGACTTCACGCCGTCGCGTGTCCACGACACCGACGAAGACCCCGACAGCCTGTTCCAGCGCGGCGAGGAGCTACGGCAGCGCTACATGGGCACCACTTCGCCGACACGCGCGAACCAGCCGACACAGGCTGAGAGGGAGCTGGGTCAAATCACCGGAGAGTACTACTGGGGCGCGACCTGGACTCGACCGGGGCTCGATCTCGCCAGCCGCTGCATCTGCACCATGGCGTGCCTGGCCGCGCTGGGACGCGAGGGGCCGCTGCGGAGCCACATCAGGGCCGCGCTGAACATCGGGTTCACGCAGGACCAGATCATCGAGGTGTTCGGCCACATGACGCTCTACGCCGGCATACCGTTCGCCCGGGGCGCAATGGACCTTGCCAACGAGATATTCACCAGCGGGTGA
- a CDS encoding Rieske 2Fe-2S domain-containing protein — MVTQRSGPANVPLPSPFPEGWYFVATRQAVLKSGLVQKTWMGVNVVIWCDRNGRACVAESVCPHLGSDLGPEAGGCVRDGLLICPFHGYEFDTTGQCVATPYAEAPRTAKLRTFETHEINGLIFAWWGIGGREPQWRLPEKAPDQVGWCDFKVNTLRFPGHPQETTENSVDMAHLRYVHGYDNVNPVQEVSVDGHLLEAQFDFKRVRTIARFASLTLDVSAHAHIYGLGYSYVEVREHSIGMDMRLWVLATPVDGKLIDLTLVSQAREIRKPRRRIIGLGLFPVSWRAPLINRFMAAQQRDDVLQDVVIWSRKQYVSRPRLCRSDGKIMPFRYYCAQFYPDPSEGENTPPPQLRSSFRGSTAPFETTTARR, encoded by the coding sequence ATGGTAACCCAGCGCAGTGGGCCCGCTAATGTTCCGTTGCCCTCCCCATTTCCCGAGGGTTGGTACTTCGTCGCGACCCGCCAGGCCGTACTGAAGTCCGGGCTCGTCCAGAAGACCTGGATGGGCGTGAACGTCGTCATCTGGTGTGACCGGAACGGACGTGCCTGCGTAGCCGAGTCGGTCTGCCCGCACCTTGGCTCCGACCTGGGACCTGAGGCAGGGGGCTGCGTACGCGACGGCCTGCTTATCTGCCCATTCCACGGATACGAGTTCGACACCACCGGCCAGTGCGTCGCCACTCCCTACGCCGAGGCGCCAAGGACCGCCAAGCTGCGCACCTTCGAGACGCACGAAATCAACGGGCTGATCTTCGCCTGGTGGGGAATAGGCGGACGGGAGCCGCAGTGGCGTCTGCCCGAAAAGGCGCCTGACCAGGTCGGATGGTGCGACTTCAAGGTCAACACCCTCCGCTTTCCGGGCCACCCTCAGGAGACTACAGAGAACTCTGTGGACATGGCCCACCTGCGATACGTGCACGGCTACGACAACGTGAACCCCGTCCAGGAAGTGTCTGTGGACGGCCACCTGCTGGAGGCTCAATTCGACTTCAAGAGGGTTCGCACCATCGCCAGGTTCGCGAGCCTCACTCTTGACGTCTCTGCCCACGCCCATATTTATGGGCTGGGCTACTCGTACGTGGAGGTCCGCGAGCACTCGATCGGCATGGACATGCGCCTGTGGGTGCTGGCGACTCCGGTCGACGGCAAGCTCATAGACCTCACGCTGGTCTCGCAGGCGCGGGAGATTCGGAAGCCCAGGCGGAGGATCATAGGCTTGGGACTGTTCCCTGTGAGCTGGCGAGCGCCCTTGATCAACAGGTTCATGGCGGCCCAGCAGCGGGATGACGTCCTGCAGGACGTGGTCATCTGGAGCCGCAAGCAGTACGTATCGCGTCCCCGTCTCTGCCGGTCCGACGGCAAGATCATGCCCTTCAGATACTACTGCGCCCAGTTCTACCCAGACCCGAGCGAGGGCGAGAACACGCCTCCGCCTCAACTGCGGTCCAGCTTCCGCGGCTCAACGGCCCCGTTCGAGACAACGACCGCTCGTCGTTAG
- a CDS encoding cytochrome P450: MTITKDAVKTQVLSLPEELILMLLNEESGYFYQVPGWDLNCAVVGAVLAELSIESRIDTDRDSLFVLDDTETGNSTLDPILKEIASEPAQHNAQYWIERLSHYAESIIDQTLDRLVRLNILEYHDGDFWTVAPNVEQTVLFDDAEEGTRIQFVKTRIRNEIYNNEIPDPRDVIIICLINTCDVFRFMFNLDEQAEERIEFICNMDLIGRSIAAAVSNNLAGPVLRHSRLSKKIPTVSLTKMLFNRHIRTGNVPALFADLAKEYGPVFQIRPPFAAPMIMLAGPETNRWVHRRGRLHLRSRDYFADFEKVYGASGVLPSMDGADHFRLRKSLSPAYSRGRLMGQLDELYHQTRKYMADWEVGEFYPATTMCRRMINAQLSALFVSVDSQDIFDDLTTYKERALMTHIMKILPKFMLKTPGMRRRANTVDELLERIQSVHTPAQRADSPRDLADDLLSLHASDPQFVPESNLRFALSAALIASVYLGDAFSFAMYAMVSQPEIYARIQSEADALFDNGDPDAMDFNPASIDVTHRFLMECLRMYPIVPMSLRNVMNSCVVEGYELPLGSRLYIAQTASHYMDDVFPDPFKFDIDRYLPPRNEHHSPGFAPYGLGTHTCLGSRWMELQLAVNVLMVAHYFNIKVFPPNYNLKFSPLPSMKPSKNLKFDIVERRRELNV, from the coding sequence ATGACTATCACAAAGGATGCTGTTAAGACCCAGGTGCTAAGCCTGCCGGAAGAACTCATCCTGATGCTTCTAAACGAGGAGAGCGGCTACTTTTATCAGGTACCCGGCTGGGACCTGAACTGTGCCGTGGTCGGCGCCGTTCTCGCGGAACTCTCGATCGAGTCCCGCATCGACACCGACAGGGACTCGCTGTTCGTTCTGGACGACACTGAGACGGGCAACTCCACGCTGGACCCCATCCTGAAGGAGATCGCGAGCGAGCCCGCTCAGCACAACGCCCAGTACTGGATCGAACGGCTCTCTCATTATGCGGAGTCGATTATCGATCAGACCCTGGACCGCCTCGTCCGCCTGAATATCCTGGAGTACCACGACGGCGATTTCTGGACGGTGGCTCCTAACGTGGAACAGACGGTACTGTTCGACGACGCCGAGGAAGGGACCAGGATACAGTTCGTCAAGACGCGCATCCGCAACGAGATCTACAACAACGAGATCCCCGACCCAAGAGACGTCATCATCATCTGTCTCATCAATACGTGCGACGTCTTTCGCTTCATGTTCAATCTCGATGAGCAGGCTGAGGAGCGCATCGAGTTCATCTGCAACATGGACCTGATAGGCCGGTCCATTGCCGCCGCGGTCTCCAACAATCTGGCCGGTCCGGTGCTTCGACACTCCCGTCTAAGTAAGAAGATCCCGACCGTCTCCCTGACGAAGATGCTGTTCAACCGGCACATCCGCACCGGAAACGTTCCCGCGCTCTTTGCCGACCTCGCAAAAGAGTACGGCCCGGTGTTCCAGATCCGGCCTCCGTTTGCCGCGCCCATGATCATGCTGGCCGGGCCTGAGACAAACCGCTGGGTGCACCGGCGTGGACGCCTGCACCTGAGGTCCAGGGACTACTTCGCCGACTTCGAGAAAGTGTATGGCGCGTCCGGAGTATTGCCTTCCATGGATGGCGCCGATCATTTCCGGCTCCGCAAGTCACTGTCGCCGGCGTACTCTCGCGGAAGACTCATGGGTCAGCTGGACGAACTCTACCATCAAACGCGGAAGTATATGGCGGACTGGGAAGTTGGAGAGTTCTATCCTGCGACGACCATGTGCCGGCGAATGATTAACGCGCAACTCTCCGCGCTCTTTGTCAGCGTTGATTCTCAGGATATCTTTGATGATCTGACGACGTACAAGGAACGGGCGCTCATGACTCACATCATGAAGATACTGCCCAAATTCATGCTTAAGACGCCGGGCATGAGACGCCGCGCGAACACCGTCGATGAGCTCCTCGAACGGATCCAGAGCGTACATACGCCTGCCCAGCGGGCTGACAGTCCCCGGGATCTTGCCGACGACCTTCTCAGCCTGCACGCGAGCGACCCCCAGTTTGTACCGGAGTCCAATCTGCGCTTCGCTCTTTCGGCAGCGCTGATTGCCAGCGTATACCTCGGCGACGCGTTCAGCTTCGCCATGTATGCCATGGTATCGCAGCCAGAGATCTACGCCAGGATCCAGAGTGAAGCCGACGCGCTGTTCGACAACGGTGATCCGGATGCCATGGACTTCAACCCGGCCTCAATCGACGTCACACACCGCTTCCTCATGGAGTGCCTGCGTATGTACCCGATTGTTCCGATGTCTCTCCGGAACGTGATGAATTCGTGTGTGGTCGAGGGCTATGAGCTACCGCTGGGATCGCGGCTTTACATTGCCCAGACAGCTTCACACTACATGGACGACGTCTTTCCCGACCCCTTCAAATTCGATATCGATCGCTATTTGCCCCCGCGCAATGAGCACCACAGTCCGGGGTTCGCGCCTTACGGGCTGGGCACGCACACGTGTCTTGGCTCCCGGTGGATGGAGCTGCAGCTGGCCGTCAATGTGCTTATGGTCGCGCACTACTTCAATATCAAGGTGTTCCCACCGAACTACAACCTGAAGTTCAGCCCGCTGCCGTCGATGAAGCCGAGTAAGAACCTGAAGTTCGACATAGTCGAGCGGAGGCGCGAGTTGAACGTCTGA